From a region of the Nocardioides ginsengisegetis genome:
- a CDS encoding allophanate hydrolase subunit 1, which produces MLTRTAGPHALLVEVPDAAEALSLATWARALPVDAVEVVPAAATVLFDGVPDPAGLVAALAAWSPSGSVPSGPSVTVPVRYDGPDLAFVAERWGTDEAGVVARHTSLEFVAAFCGFAPGFSYLTGLPQELAVPRLETPRPSVPAGSVGLAGSWCGAYPTSSPGGWRLLGTTDAPLWDQERPSPALLPPGTRVRFEAV; this is translated from the coding sequence GTGCTGACCAGGACCGCCGGACCCCACGCCCTCCTCGTGGAGGTCCCCGACGCGGCCGAGGCGCTGTCGCTGGCCACGTGGGCGCGGGCGCTCCCGGTCGATGCGGTCGAGGTCGTCCCCGCCGCCGCGACCGTGCTGTTCGACGGCGTGCCGGACCCCGCCGGCCTGGTCGCCGCCCTGGCGGCGTGGTCGCCGTCCGGGTCGGTGCCCTCGGGACCGTCGGTCACCGTCCCGGTCCGCTACGACGGGCCCGACCTGGCCTTCGTCGCCGAGCGGTGGGGGACCGACGAGGCCGGGGTCGTCGCCCGGCACACGTCCCTGGAGTTCGTGGCGGCCTTCTGCGGCTTCGCGCCCGGCTTCTCCTACCTCACGGGTCTGCCCCAGGAGCTCGCCGTGCCGCGGCTGGAGACCCCGCGCCCGAGCGTGCCCGCCGGGTCGGTCGGCCTGGCCGGCTCGTGGTGCGGCGCCTACCCCACGTCCTCACCCGGCGGCTGGCGGCTGCTCGGGACCACCGACGCGCCGCTGTGGGACCAGGAGCGCCCGTCGCCGGCGCTGCTGCCGCCCGGCACGCGCGTGCGCTTCGAGGCCGTGTGA
- a CDS encoding glutamate--cysteine ligase, producing the protein MGEEVEAQEFSRADRTRHREKVRRCLDVFARMLREERFDTDDPMTGLEVELNLIDERGDPALKNAEVLEAIADPAFQTELGQFNIEINGAPAKLREGGLTTFEESLRRSLNDAETKSAAVGAHMVMIGILPTLAEGHMSLGSLSANPRYRLLSEQILNARGEDITISISGPERLETTADSIVPEAACTSTQFHVQTSPDQFAAYWNASQAIAAVQLAVGSNSPYLLGKQLWRETRIPLFEQAADTRSEELKAQGVRPRVWFGERWVTSVFDLFEENVRYFPALLPVTEEEEPLEVLEAGGTPTLAELRLHNGTVYRWNRPVYDIAAGVPHLRVENRLLAAGPTVADTMANAAFYFGLVRTVAESERPLWSQMSFSAAEENFQIAAQQGVDAQIYWPGVGQVRATELILRRLLPMAHAGLDEWGVEPEVRDRLLGIIEQRCLTGTTGADWFVRRMEERSGMERFDALRATLLDYREAMHSNEPVHTWS; encoded by the coding sequence ATGGGCGAAGAAGTCGAAGCACAGGAGTTCTCCCGCGCCGACCGCACACGGCACCGGGAGAAGGTCCGGCGCTGCCTCGACGTCTTCGCCCGGATGCTGCGTGAGGAGCGCTTCGACACCGACGACCCGATGACCGGGCTCGAGGTCGAGCTCAACCTCATCGACGAGCGCGGCGACCCGGCCCTCAAGAACGCCGAGGTCCTCGAGGCGATCGCCGACCCGGCGTTCCAGACCGAGCTCGGCCAGTTCAACATCGAGATCAACGGCGCCCCGGCCAAGCTCCGCGAGGGCGGGCTGACGACGTTCGAGGAGTCCCTGCGCCGCAGCCTCAACGACGCCGAGACCAAGTCCGCCGCGGTGGGCGCCCACATGGTCATGATCGGCATCCTTCCGACGCTGGCCGAGGGCCACATGTCCCTCGGCAGCCTGAGCGCCAACCCGCGCTACCGGCTGCTCAGCGAGCAGATTCTCAACGCGCGCGGCGAGGACATCACGATCTCGATCTCGGGGCCGGAGCGCCTCGAGACCACCGCCGACTCGATCGTGCCCGAGGCGGCCTGCACCAGCACGCAGTTCCACGTGCAGACATCGCCGGACCAGTTCGCCGCCTACTGGAACGCCTCCCAGGCGATCGCGGCCGTCCAGCTCGCCGTGGGCTCCAACTCGCCCTACCTGCTCGGCAAGCAGCTGTGGCGCGAGACCCGGATCCCGTTGTTCGAGCAGGCCGCCGACACCCGCAGCGAGGAGCTCAAGGCCCAGGGGGTCCGGCCCCGCGTGTGGTTCGGCGAGCGCTGGGTGACCTCGGTCTTCGACCTGTTCGAGGAGAACGTCCGCTACTTCCCGGCCCTGCTGCCCGTCACGGAGGAGGAGGAGCCGCTCGAGGTGCTCGAGGCCGGCGGCACTCCGACGCTGGCCGAGCTGCGCCTCCACAACGGCACGGTCTACCGCTGGAACCGCCCGGTCTACGACATCGCCGCCGGGGTGCCGCACCTCCGCGTCGAGAACCGCCTCCTCGCCGCCGGCCCGACCGTGGCCGACACGATGGCGAACGCGGCCTTCTACTTCGGCCTGGTCCGCACGGTCGCCGAGAGCGAGCGGCCGCTGTGGTCGCAGATGTCGTTCAGCGCCGCCGAGGAGAACTTCCAGATCGCCGCCCAGCAGGGCGTCGACGCCCAGATCTACTGGCCGGGAGTCGGCCAGGTCCGCGCGACCGAGCTGATCCTGCGCCGCCTGCTGCCGATGGCCCACGCCGGCCTCGACGAGTGGGGCGTCGAGCCCGAGGTCCGCGACCGGCTGCTGGGCATCATCGAACAGCGCTGCCTGACCGGCACCACCGGCGCCGACTGGTTCGTCCGGCGGATGGAGGAGCGGTCCGGCATGGAGCGCTTCGACGCCCTGCGCGCCACGCTGCTGGACTACCGCGAAGCCATGCACAGCAACGAGCCGGTGCACACCTGGTCCTGA
- a CDS encoding 5-oxoprolinase subunit PxpA, which yields MHRSSIDLNADLGEEVTDDAALLAVVTSANVACGYHAGNPVIMRRVCEEAVRLGVAVGAQVSYADRESFGRVARDVPFDRLREQVLDQVGVLTAIAVSCGTTVDYVKPHGALYHRVVRDAEQAAAVLAGSGTLPVLGMPGGLLLDQAAEAGRRVLREGFPDRAYGDDGLLLPRTEPGAVLSDGEVIAARAVELAGWTEPRLDSLCVHGDNRGAVDHARAVRRALEAAGLVLSGLGNPPQD from the coding sequence GTGCACCGATCCTCCATCGACCTCAACGCCGACCTCGGCGAGGAGGTGACCGACGACGCGGCGCTGCTCGCGGTGGTGACCAGCGCGAACGTCGCCTGCGGCTACCACGCCGGCAACCCGGTGATCATGCGCCGGGTCTGCGAGGAGGCCGTGAGGCTGGGCGTGGCGGTGGGGGCCCAGGTCTCCTACGCCGACCGGGAGAGCTTCGGGCGGGTCGCCCGGGACGTCCCGTTCGACCGCCTACGCGAGCAGGTGCTCGACCAGGTGGGGGTGCTGACCGCGATCGCGGTGTCGTGCGGGACCACGGTCGACTACGTCAAGCCGCACGGCGCGCTCTACCACCGGGTGGTGCGCGATGCCGAGCAGGCGGCCGCGGTGCTCGCCGGCTCCGGCACGCTGCCGGTGCTCGGGATGCCAGGCGGCCTGCTGCTCGACCAGGCTGCCGAGGCCGGGCGACGCGTGCTCCGCGAGGGCTTCCCCGACCGGGCCTACGGGGACGACGGGCTGCTGCTGCCGCGCACCGAGCCGGGTGCGGTGCTCTCCGACGGGGAGGTGATCGCCGCCCGTGCGGTCGAGCTGGCGGGCTGGACCGAGCCGCGCCTCGACTCGCTGTGCGTGCACGGCGACAACCGCGGCGCGGTCGACCACGCCCGCGCCGTACGACGGGCGCTGGAGGCGGCTGGTCTGGTCCTGTCGGGGCTCGGGAATCCTCCACAGGACTGA
- a CDS encoding DUF4192 domain-containing protein: protein MTRETSRHAPTFVARTPEDLLAVVPVVLGFAPTDSVVMLTFGGARPFHARVDLPHDPDDVAEVVGALVDPAVRHRVGRVVLVLYSGGDQPARRVANALARSLERSGIAVVDCLRSDGKRWFPLLGRHPGVPAHGVPYDVTGHRFAAEAVVEGFVTHASRDDLARSIAADPARVAALEAALAGVDTSSGSWRDAALRMIRLVTTHTGLGTVATDDELAQLVADLADRPVLDCALGLLDRETARADVAFWTDVVRRAPDELLTGPAVLLAFAAWLAGHGALAWCALDRVPAGGRDHALVGLVTRLLEQAVPPQVWGDLHTPGTDTDSHAHESPDVA from the coding sequence ATGACACGAGAGACCAGCCGCCATGCCCCCACGTTCGTCGCCCGCACCCCCGAGGACCTCCTGGCCGTCGTGCCCGTGGTCCTCGGCTTCGCCCCGACCGACTCCGTCGTGATGCTCACCTTCGGCGGCGCCCGGCCCTTCCACGCCCGCGTCGACCTGCCCCACGACCCGGATGACGTCGCGGAGGTCGTCGGGGCCCTCGTGGACCCGGCCGTGCGGCACCGCGTCGGGCGGGTCGTGCTGGTCCTCTACTCCGGTGGCGACCAGCCGGCGCGGCGCGTCGCCAACGCGCTCGCGAGGTCGCTGGAGCGGTCCGGCATCGCCGTGGTCGACTGCCTGCGCTCGGACGGCAAGCGGTGGTTCCCGCTGCTGGGGCGCCACCCCGGAGTGCCGGCCCACGGAGTCCCCTACGACGTGACCGGCCACCGCTTCGCGGCCGAGGCCGTGGTCGAGGGCTTCGTGACCCACGCCAGTCGTGACGACCTGGCGCGCTCGATCGCCGCCGACCCCGCCCGGGTCGCCGCGCTGGAGGCGGCACTGGCGGGGGTGGACACCTCGTCCGGGAGCTGGCGGGACGCCGCACTGCGGATGATCCGGCTGGTCACCACCCACACGGGTCTCGGCACCGTCGCCACCGACGATGAGCTGGCTCAGCTGGTGGCCGACCTGGCCGACCGCCCCGTCCTCGATTGCGCCCTCGGCCTGCTCGACCGCGAGACCGCCCGCGCCGACGTCGCGTTCTGGACCGACGTGGTGCGCCGCGCGCCCGACGAGCTGCTCACGGGGCCGGCCGTCCTGCTGGCCTTCGCGGCCTGGCTGGCCGGGCACGGGGCCCTCGCGTGGTGCGCGCTGGACCGGGTCCCCGCGGGCGGCCGCGACCATGCACTGGTCGGTCTGGTGACCCGCCTGCTCGAGCAGGCGGTCCCGCCCCAGGTCTGGGGCGACCTCCACACGCCCGGGACGGACACGGATTCACACGCTCACGAGAGCCCCGATGTCGCCTAG
- a CDS encoding DNA polymerase IV, which translates to MRAHASLLHLDLDAFFAAVEQRDKPSLRGKPVVVGGVGSRGVVATASYEARKYGVRSAMSTREARSRCPHAAFLTGRFHAYREASTAVMTLLRSVSPLVEPLSLDEAFIDLEQAGLPDLEVPTVTAFAEELRGRVSEVTRGLTASVGLGTSKFIAKVASDLDKPDGLVVVPPGTEAELLRPMHVTVIPGVGPATAERLRRAGIHTVLDLEAVGLDELVRLVGKAHGTGLFHLARAEDDRAVVPEREAKSVSVEGTYDTDLTDRRLMEGLLTRQAGEVAERLRKHGLSGRTVSIKVRLHDFTTLSRSSTLHSPTDSTATIARLARGLLTDLDTSGGVRLLGVGVSGLADWIQEDLFGETTDEAEEPPEVVEPPSIRRSTWAPGMDVEHAEMGRGWVWGAGRGVVTVRFETAESPAGPVRSYPEDDPQLSAWRPPVTEDEQAG; encoded by the coding sequence GTGCGCGCGCACGCCTCCCTCCTCCACCTCGACCTCGACGCCTTCTTCGCGGCCGTCGAGCAGCGTGACAAACCCTCGTTGCGGGGCAAGCCGGTCGTGGTGGGCGGTGTCGGGAGTCGGGGCGTGGTGGCCACGGCGTCCTATGAGGCCCGCAAGTACGGCGTCCGCTCGGCCATGTCGACCCGCGAGGCACGGTCGCGGTGCCCGCACGCCGCCTTCCTCACCGGCCGCTTCCACGCCTACCGCGAGGCCAGCACCGCGGTGATGACGCTGCTCCGGTCGGTGTCCCCCCTGGTGGAGCCGCTGTCGCTGGACGAGGCGTTCATCGACCTCGAGCAGGCCGGGCTCCCCGACCTCGAGGTGCCGACGGTGACCGCGTTCGCCGAGGAGCTGCGCGGCCGGGTCAGCGAGGTGACGCGCGGCCTCACCGCCTCGGTCGGCCTGGGCACCTCGAAGTTCATCGCCAAGGTCGCCAGCGACCTCGACAAGCCCGACGGCCTGGTCGTGGTGCCGCCCGGCACCGAGGCCGAGCTGCTGCGCCCCATGCACGTCACGGTGATCCCCGGCGTCGGCCCGGCCACCGCCGAGCGGCTGCGCCGCGCCGGCATCCACACGGTGCTCGACCTCGAGGCGGTCGGCCTCGACGAGCTGGTGCGCCTGGTGGGCAAGGCCCACGGCACCGGCCTCTTCCACCTCGCCCGCGCCGAGGACGACCGGGCCGTGGTGCCCGAGCGCGAGGCCAAGTCGGTCAGCGTCGAGGGCACCTACGACACCGACCTGACCGACCGGCGGCTCATGGAGGGCCTGCTGACGCGGCAGGCGGGCGAGGTCGCCGAGCGGCTGCGCAAGCACGGGCTCTCCGGACGCACGGTCTCGATCAAGGTGCGGCTCCACGACTTCACCACGCTGAGCCGCTCCTCCACCCTGCACTCCCCCACCGACTCGACGGCGACCATCGCGCGCCTGGCCCGCGGCCTGCTCACCGACCTCGACACCTCCGGTGGCGTCCGGCTGCTGGGGGTGGGCGTCTCCGGCCTCGCCGACTGGATCCAGGAGGACCTCTTCGGGGAGACGACCGACGAGGCGGAGGAGCCTCCCGAGGTCGTGGAGCCGCCCTCGATCCGGCGCAGCACCTGGGCGCCGGGCATGGACGTCGAGCACGCCGAGATGGGCCGCGGGTGGGTCTGGGGCGCCGGGCGCGGCGTGGTCACCGTGCGGTTCGAGACGGCCGAGTCCCCCGCCGGGCCGGTCCGGTCCTACCCCGAGGACGACCCGCAGCTCAGCGCGTGGCGGCCGCCCGTCACCGAGGACGAGCAAGCAGGCTGA
- a CDS encoding 5-oxoprolinase/urea amidolyase family protein, with amino-acid sequence MNADWTVLAAGTLTTVQDRGRLGQAHLGVPRAGALDPPAAALANRLVGNRPGAAVLEVTMGGLVVRAGSGRWVAVTGAPVPVAVDGEARAHGAPVWVPAGATLALGTPSAGVRSCLAVGGGVAVEPVLGSRSTDTLAWVGPPRVTDGTVLPVGEPTGDPRSHDTPRPPRPGRLRLHAGPRADWFAPRALERLAGATYTVRTESNRIGLRLDGPALERVRDGELASEGMVLGAVQVPPDGQPVVFLADHPPTGGYPVVAVVDEADLWQCAQLRPGDEVGFSLLARPR; translated from the coding sequence GTGAACGCCGACTGGACCGTGCTGGCCGCCGGGACGCTGACCACCGTGCAGGACCGGGGGCGGCTCGGACAGGCCCACCTCGGCGTGCCGCGGGCGGGTGCGCTCGATCCGCCGGCCGCCGCCCTGGCCAACCGGCTCGTCGGCAACCGGCCCGGGGCCGCGGTGCTCGAGGTGACGATGGGTGGGCTGGTGGTGCGGGCCGGGTCGGGGCGCTGGGTCGCCGTGACGGGTGCTCCGGTCCCGGTGGCGGTCGACGGCGAGGCCCGGGCGCACGGCGCACCCGTGTGGGTCCCCGCCGGGGCCACGCTCGCCCTCGGCACCCCGTCCGCCGGGGTGCGGTCCTGCCTGGCGGTGGGGGGTGGCGTCGCGGTCGAGCCCGTGCTGGGCTCGCGGTCCACCGACACGCTGGCCTGGGTCGGGCCGCCGCGGGTCACCGACGGCACGGTCCTGCCGGTCGGGGAGCCGACCGGCGACCCGCGCTCCCACGACACGCCGCGGCCGCCCCGGCCGGGCCGGCTGCGGCTGCACGCGGGGCCGCGCGCGGACTGGTTCGCGCCGCGGGCCCTCGAGCGGCTCGCGGGAGCGACGTACACGGTTCGGACGGAGTCCAACCGGATCGGGCTGCGCCTCGACGGGCCCGCCCTTGAGCGGGTCCGCGACGGCGAGCTGGCCAGCGAGGGGATGGTGCTGGGGGCGGTGCAGGTCCCGCCGGACGGGCAGCCCGTGGTGTTCCTCGCCGACCATCCGCCGACCGGGGGCTACCCGGTGGTCGCGGTCGTGGACGAGGCCGACCTGTGGCAGTGCGCGCAGCTGCGCCCCGGCGACGAGGTGGGGTTCAGCCTGCTTGCTCGTCCTCGGTGA
- the coaE gene encoding dephospho-CoA kinase produces MRVGLTGGVASGKSTVSAMLAELGAIVIDADRLAREVVAKGTDGLTEVVAAFGPEVLTADGEMDRPAVGAIVFADEAKRRVLEGIIHPRVRARSAEIEATAGPDDLVVHDIPLLAETGGARVFDAVVVVDVPVEVQVERMLRDRGWTREDAESRIAAQATRADRLAIATHVIENTGTLEDLRQRVTEVFEELRAG; encoded by the coding sequence ATGCGAGTGGGACTGACCGGCGGCGTGGCCTCGGGCAAGAGCACGGTCTCGGCGATGCTGGCCGAGCTGGGCGCGATCGTCATCGATGCGGACCGGCTGGCCCGCGAGGTCGTCGCGAAGGGCACCGACGGGCTGACCGAGGTCGTGGCCGCCTTCGGGCCGGAGGTGCTGACCGCCGACGGCGAGATGGACCGGCCGGCGGTGGGGGCGATCGTCTTCGCCGACGAGGCGAAGCGGCGCGTCCTCGAGGGGATCATCCACCCGCGGGTCCGGGCCCGGAGCGCCGAGATCGAGGCGACGGCCGGCCCCGACGACCTCGTCGTGCACGACATTCCGCTGCTCGCCGAGACCGGGGGCGCGCGCGTCTTCGACGCGGTGGTGGTGGTCGACGTACCCGTCGAGGTGCAGGTGGAGCGGATGCTGCGTGACCGCGGCTGGACCCGGGAGGACGCCGAGTCGCGGATCGCGGCCCAGGCGACCCGCGCGGACCGGTTGGCGATCGCCACCCACGTCATCGAGAACACCGGGACGCTCGAAGACCTCCGCCAGCGTGTGACGGAGGTCTTCGAGGAGCTGCGGGCGGGCTAG
- a CDS encoding S9 family peptidase: protein MSPEATPDVVPHPPVADRRPTTREIHGETRTDDYEWLREKDSEDVVAHLEAENAYTEARTAHLADLRAAIFDEIKARTLETDLSVPTRNRGYWYYGRSFEGKEYGVSCRVPVSDPDDWTPPQPAQDCAPDEPALPGEELLLDLNALAEGHEFFSLGGSAVSPDGHLLAYSTDVVGDERYTVRVLDLRTRELLGDEITGVLGGATWDRDGGELYYTTTDEAWRADKIWRHRLGTPQTDDELVFHETDERFWVGTGRTRSDRFLMVASGSKTTSEYHFLDAEAPEKGLQVFAPRVEGLEYNLDHAVLGGQDRFLVLHNHTGDDFELATAPCATTAPDAWLPLIAHDSAVRLEDVDAFAGHLVVHQRSQGLTQLRVLELGDDPAAPVTDDYLVEFDEEVYTVGSGGNPGFHQPTVRLGYTSMAIPSSVYDYDVRTRELTLLRRTPVLGGYDPADYEEHRLWAPTEDGEQVPISIVCRRGARADGPIPVLLYGYGAYEASIDPYFSVARLSLLDRGAGFAIAHVRGGGEMGRRWYDGGKMLNKQNTFSDFIACARHLVDTGWTTPERLVAEGASAGGLLMGAVANQAPQLFGGIVAGVPFVDALTTMLDASLPLTVTEYDEWGNPEDDPTVYATMRGYAPYENVIATDYPPILAETSLNDTRVLYVEPAKWVAKLRATAVGRRDVLLRTEMSAGHGGVSGRYKSWHDRAFSLAWILDRMGLADPAAD, encoded by the coding sequence ATGTCCCCCGAAGCAACACCCGACGTCGTCCCGCACCCGCCCGTCGCGGACCGTCGCCCCACCACCCGCGAGATCCACGGCGAGACGCGCACCGACGACTACGAGTGGCTGCGCGAGAAGGACTCCGAGGACGTGGTGGCCCACCTCGAGGCCGAGAACGCCTACACCGAGGCGCGCACCGCCCACCTCGCCGACCTGCGCGCCGCGATCTTCGACGAGATCAAGGCCCGCACCCTCGAGACCGACCTGTCGGTGCCGACCCGCAACCGCGGCTACTGGTACTACGGCCGCTCCTTCGAGGGCAAGGAGTACGGCGTCTCCTGCCGCGTGCCGGTCAGCGACCCGGATGACTGGACTCCCCCGCAGCCGGCCCAGGACTGCGCGCCCGACGAGCCGGCCCTGCCCGGCGAGGAGCTGCTGCTCGACCTCAACGCGCTCGCGGAGGGCCACGAGTTCTTCTCCCTCGGCGGCTCCGCGGTGAGCCCCGACGGTCACCTGCTGGCCTACTCCACCGACGTGGTCGGCGACGAGCGCTACACCGTGCGCGTCCTGGACCTGCGGACCCGCGAGCTGCTCGGCGACGAGATCACCGGCGTGCTCGGCGGCGCGACCTGGGACCGCGACGGCGGGGAGCTCTACTACACGACCACCGACGAGGCGTGGCGCGCCGACAAGATCTGGCGGCACCGGCTCGGCACGCCCCAGACCGACGACGAGCTGGTCTTCCACGAGACCGACGAGCGCTTCTGGGTCGGCACCGGACGGACCCGCAGCGACCGCTTCCTCATGGTCGCCTCGGGCTCCAAGACCACGTCGGAGTACCACTTCCTCGACGCCGAGGCGCCCGAGAAGGGCCTGCAGGTCTTCGCGCCGCGCGTCGAGGGACTGGAGTACAACCTCGACCACGCCGTCCTCGGCGGCCAGGACCGGTTCCTGGTGCTGCACAACCACACCGGCGACGACTTCGAGCTGGCCACGGCCCCCTGCGCCACCACCGCACCGGACGCCTGGTTGCCGCTGATCGCGCACGACAGCGCCGTACGCCTCGAGGACGTCGACGCCTTCGCCGGCCACCTCGTCGTGCACCAGCGCAGTCAGGGGCTGACCCAGCTCCGCGTGCTCGAGCTCGGCGACGACCCGGCGGCGCCGGTCACCGACGACTACCTCGTGGAGTTCGACGAGGAGGTCTACACGGTCGGCTCGGGCGGCAACCCCGGCTTCCACCAGCCGACGGTCCGGCTGGGCTACACCTCGATGGCCATCCCGTCCTCGGTCTACGACTACGACGTCCGCACCCGCGAGCTCACCCTGCTCCGCCGCACCCCCGTCCTCGGCGGCTACGACCCCGCCGACTACGAGGAGCACCGGCTCTGGGCGCCCACCGAGGACGGCGAGCAGGTGCCGATCTCGATCGTGTGCCGCCGCGGTGCCCGGGCCGACGGCCCGATCCCGGTCCTGCTCTACGGCTACGGCGCCTACGAGGCCTCCATCGACCCCTACTTCTCCGTGGCCCGGCTCTCCCTGCTCGACCGCGGCGCCGGCTTCGCGATCGCGCACGTGCGCGGTGGCGGCGAGATGGGCCGCCGGTGGTACGACGGCGGCAAGATGCTCAACAAGCAGAACACCTTCTCCGACTTCATCGCCTGCGCCCGCCACCTCGTCGACACCGGCTGGACCACCCCCGAGCGCCTCGTCGCCGAGGGCGCCAGTGCCGGCGGCCTGCTCATGGGCGCGGTCGCCAACCAGGCGCCGCAGCTCTTCGGCGGCATCGTCGCCGGGGTGCCGTTCGTGGACGCGCTGACCACGATGCTCGACGCGAGCCTGCCGCTGACTGTCACGGAGTACGACGAGTGGGGCAACCCCGAGGACGACCCCACCGTCTACGCGACGATGCGCGGCTACGCGCCGTACGAGAACGTGATCGCCACCGACTACCCGCCGATCCTGGCCGAGACGTCCCTCAACGACACCAGGGTGCTCTACGTCGAGCCGGCCAAGTGGGTCGCCAAGCTCCGCGCGACGGCGGTCGGGCGGCGCGACGTGCTGCTCCGCACCGAGATGTCGGCCGGGCACGGGGGCGTCTCGGGGCGCTACAAGTCATGGCACGACCGGGCCTTCTCGCTGGCCTGGATCCTGGACCGGATGGGCCTCGCCGACCCTGCCGCCGACTGA
- a CDS encoding sigma-70 family RNA polymerase sigma factor, whose product MATRTATAGTREIEGRDSVGLYLDEIARNPLLDAATEVELSKTIEAGLMAEALLAEGRVGRRKGGAPLAATEEELEWLAEEGRKAVDTFITANLRLVVSIARKYGRAQMPMLDLIQEGNTGLIRAVEKFDYTKGYKFSTYATWWVRQAITRGIAQQARVVRLPVHVVEELNQVGGARRTLERQLGRDPDPQEIATELGMDVDRVLDLMAWGREHVSLDSPVDEDGDTSLGDLMAQETAPGPDLNFIDVESRDRLNSLVGQLDDRAADIIRSRYGLVDGRQHKLADIGLKHGISAERVRQLEREALQKLRRFADPDLAA is encoded by the coding sequence ATGGCGACACGGACCGCAACTGCCGGGACCCGGGAGATCGAAGGCCGCGACAGCGTCGGCCTCTACCTCGACGAGATCGCACGCAACCCCCTCCTCGACGCCGCCACCGAGGTCGAGCTCTCCAAGACCATCGAGGCCGGCCTGATGGCCGAGGCGCTCCTGGCCGAGGGTCGCGTGGGCCGCCGCAAGGGCGGTGCGCCGCTCGCGGCGACGGAGGAGGAGCTCGAGTGGCTCGCCGAGGAGGGCCGCAAGGCCGTCGACACGTTCATCACCGCCAACCTGCGCCTGGTCGTCTCGATCGCGCGCAAGTACGGCCGGGCCCAGATGCCGATGCTCGACCTGATCCAGGAGGGCAACACCGGCCTGATCCGGGCGGTCGAGAAGTTCGACTACACCAAGGGCTACAAGTTCTCGACCTACGCCACGTGGTGGGTGCGGCAGGCGATCACCCGCGGCATCGCCCAGCAGGCGCGGGTCGTGCGGCTCCCCGTGCACGTCGTCGAGGAGCTCAACCAGGTCGGCGGCGCCCGCCGCACGCTCGAGCGCCAGCTCGGCCGTGACCCCGACCCGCAGGAGATCGCCACCGAGCTCGGCATGGACGTCGACCGTGTCCTCGACCTGATGGCGTGGGGCCGCGAGCACGTCAGCCTCGACTCCCCCGTCGACGAGGACGGCGACACGTCGCTGGGCGACCTGATGGCCCAGGAGACCGCCCCGGGTCCCGACCTGAACTTCATCGACGTCGAGTCCCGCGACCGGCTCAACAGCCTGGTCGGGCAGCTCGACGACCGGGCCGCGGACATCATCCGCTCGCGCTACGGCCTCGTCGACGGTCGCCAGCACAAGCTGGCCGACATCGGGCTCAAGCACGGCATCTCCGCCGAGCGGGTCCGCCAGCTCGAGCGGGAGGCGCTGCAGAAGCTGCGCCGGTTCGCCGACCCGGACCTCGCCGCCTGA